The stretch of DNA GCACGCGCCAGGGCGACACGCTGTTTCTGCCCTCCGGAAAGGGTGACCCCGCTTTCACCCACTTTTGTATCCAGGCCTTCGGGGAGGCTCTTTATATCCGTAAGGAAATGAGCGAGCTCCATGACACGGAAAATTTCCTCGTCGGATGCATCCTGTTTGCCATATCGGATATTTTCCCGGATCGTTTTCGAGAAAAGGATCTGTTCCTGCGGTACATAACCAATCCAGCTGCGCGTCTTCTGCAAGGAAAACTGTTCGATTGGTATACCGCCGAGCAGCAATCGACCTTCCCCTGGCGGATATTGACGGAGCAGCTGTTTGAACAATGTCGATTTGCCGGCACCAGTTTTACCTACAACACCAAGTGTCGTCCCCTGCTTGATCTCGAGGCTGATGTCATGGAGGCGCTCCGTATCATTGCCCGGATAACAGAAGCTTACAGAATCGAAGACAATATCTCCTGGTTTCTGCCGATCCACAGGCTGTTCGGGATCCGTTACATCGGCCGGATAATCAAGCGTCATATTGACACGATCCAAGGATGCATTCCCCCGCTGCAGGACATTGATCAATTCACCTACAGCAAACATCGGCCAAATAAGCATTCCAAGATACATATTGAACGATACTAGATTCCCCAGGGTGATTTCATTTTGGAAGACAAGCAAGGCGCCATAGCCGATTCCGATTGTGTAGGAAAGCCCTACAAGCACTTTCATCGTTGGTTCGAATAATGCATCGATCTTCGCTACCTTGATATTCTTCCGATAAACATCCTCCGTCATATCCTGAAACCGCTGTTCGTCCTGCTGCTCTTGAACGAATGCCCGTGTCACCCGGACTCCGCGGATCGATTCCAGCACTTCATTATTCAAGTTCCCGAAAGCTTCCTGTGCTTCCGTGAAGCGTTCATTGATAGCCTCTCCATATTTATGCATGACAATGGCCATGATGGGCATCGGGATAAGGGCGACCAACGTCAGTTCCCAGCTGATCGAAAATCCCATGATTGCAATGATCATGAGCATAAAAATACTTGAATCCACCAGCGTCAATACCCCGAAACCGCTTGTCATATAGATGGCACGTAAATCATTCGTACCTTGCGCCATCAGGTCCCCCACTTTTTTCTTATCGAAGAATGTAGGTGTCATACGGAAAAAGTGTCCCATCAGCTTGGAACGCATCAATCTCTCCAGAATCGCAGATCCGCTGAACAAGGTATAATCCCACACATAGGAAATGACATAGTGCAGCACGATAAGCAGCAGGAACAGACCGATGACCTGCCAAAGCCTTTCTGAAGTAAGCGAGTTATAATTGATCTCATCAATGGTGAGACCGATCAGCTTCGGCGGAATCAGACCGATCAAGCTGGCTAGTATAAGGGCGATAATCGCAATCGTATATCGCTTCCAATATTTCAGGAAAAACCAATCCAACTTCTTCAAAACATCAAACATACTATCCACCACCTTCTTTCACGAATTTGTCCAAACTGTTCAGCTAACCATCATCATTCCAATCTTCCTCCCATTTTTTTGTCTGTGTGTTCGGCATAGCGCTTCCTCCTTGTTTTCTTGTTATGATAAGAAGCCGGAAAGGAATCCCGGCCTGTATCAGCAAACCGTCATTTATGCATAAAAAAACGCGCACGCCCGCAGGCGTACACGTTGTTGGGAGTATGCAGCAAGCTAATTGCGACTACTCCATCCCGATAAAATCAAACCTCTAAAATACCGAATAAAGGAGGGGCCGCCCACTATGAAATTGGCTGTTAAAAGCTATTTTCCGGTTGTTCATCTTGGGTCCCTCCTTCCAATTGTAATTTTATGCATAATAAGTATATACATACCGGTCGAAAAAGGTCAATGTTATTTTCAAACAATTTAATCAATAAGAAATTGTTAACCATTTGCACTAATATGGTAGACTAGAGATGATAATTAAAAAAGGAGTATCGTAATCCATGTTATTAGATGAGATCTTGGTTCATAACCAAAAATTCGTAGAAAATAAAGAATACGCAAAATATGAAACAGATAAGTTCCCATCCAGGAAAGCTGTCATTCTAACTTGTATGGATGCCCGCTTGCTTGAACTGCTTCCAAAAGCGCTCAACCTCAAAAATGGCGATGCAAAAATGATCCAAAACGCAGGTGCGATGCTCGTCGACACTTCCGATAGTGCGATGAAAAGTATCTTAGTGGCGATCCACGCCTTGAAAGGTGAAGAAGTATTCGTAATCGGTCACAAAGACTGTGGCATGCATCATCTGCATGGTTCCGATATGCTGAAACAAATCGGCCAGCAAGGCGGGGATGTCGAAACATATCTGCGTCAATCATCCAGTGAGGATATTGCCAATACATGGTTTGATGGATTCAACAGTGTAGAGGAATCAGTGGAAAACAGTGCATCGCTGATCGCGAATCATCCTTTGCTGCCAAAACAAGTACCCGTCCATGCCCTTGTAATCGATCCGGCAACTGGTGAATTGACTGTCGTTCGTAACGGATACGAAAAAACCAACTGACAGATTGTCAGTTGGTTTTTTTTGCGTGTTCTTTTATGATTTCAATTACTCGTTGTTTCGCTTCTTGGCTCTCATAATGACTCATGCTGCGCAATATTTCGTTTTTATGCTCCTTGAGATCCTGTAAATGCTGAATCAAGGAAGCACTTGTCAAATCCTCTTCTTCCAAAACATCGGCATAGCCTTGTTTCTTGAAGGAGCTTGCATTAAGCAGCTGATCTCCCCGGCTTGCTTTCCGGGATAATGGCACCAAAAGCATCGGCTTACGGAGTGCCAAAAATTCAAAGATAGCATTCGAACCCGCACGTGACAAGACGAAATCAGAGGCTGCGAACAAATCGTTCAAACCTTCGTTCACATATTCAAATTGCACATAGCCATCTCTCTTGATTGTTTCATCCAGTTGATTCTTTCCGCAGATGTGGATAATCTGGAATTCCTGCAGCAGTGTGTCCAAGCTGGAGCGGACCGCCTCATTGATCACTTGGGATCCTCCGCTGCCTCCCATGATCAACAAAACAGCCTTATCAGGTGAAAAGCCGAGATTCTCCAAACCCACTCTCCGATTACCTTGAATCAATTCATCCCGGACGACTGCTCCGACCCATTCCGCTTTTTTGGCAGAGACATGGGATACTGTTTCAGCAAATGTCGTCACGATTTTCTTCGCGAATGGCATCGCAAGCTTATTCGCCAATCCAGGTGTAATATCCGATTCATGAATGACAGCCGGAATATGACGCAGCCAGGACGCAAATAATACCGGAACCGAAACGAATCCGCCTTTGGAGAAAATGACATCCGGTTTCACTTTTCCCATGATTCGATATGCCTGCAGTGTTCCTTTCATCACTTTGAAAGGATCCTTGAAGTTCTCCTTGGACATATAACGTCTTAATTTCCCGGTGGAAATGCTGTGATATGTCACGCCTTCTATCGACTCAATCAGGTCACGCTCTATTCCATTCTTTGAACCAATGTAATCGATTTTCCACCCTTCCTGTCTGAATACAGGAATCAGGGCCACGTTCACGATTACATGGCCGGCCGTGCCGCCCCCCGTAAATAGAATCCGTTTTTCCTTCATGTTGTAAATCCTTCCCTTTCCCATTAAAAGCACTTCTCTATTTAATATATCTGTAATTTATTTGTAATATAAACGAAACATTGTATCGCCTTCTCTATCCTAAAGGATATCTTAGAAAAAAGAAAGGGCTTTTTGGCATATGACCAATATATGCTTTTTCAAGAGGGATTTCAAGAAACCCAAAGAAACAGCAGTGGAATCACTGCTGTTCAGACTGAAACTTCTGTTTCCTCGTTCGAAAAGAAGCGCTGCATGGCATAGAATACATCTGTTTTCTTACGCAGGACATAATATCTGAATTTGGGATGGTCCATCTTCCGGAATATTTGCATCAATGTGGAATGGCGATTATATTGATTCACTTCCCCATATCCGAACATACTTGATTTTTCAAGCAGCTGATTGATGAGACCGACGCAGCGGCTATTATCGGAAGTGAGATTATCCCCGTCCGAAAAATGGAAAGGGTATATATTATATGCCGATGGCGGGTACTTTTCATCTATCAACTGCAATGCTTTCTTATAAGCTGAGGAGCAGATGGTCCCGCCGCTTTCCCCTTTCGAGAAGAAGGACTCCTCGTCAACGACATTAGCCTCGGTATGATGGGCTATGAACTCAATATCCACCGTTTCATATTTGGTCCGGAGGAAACGTGTCATCCAAAAGAAGAAGCTTCTTGCCACGTATTTTTCCCAATTCCCCATGCTGCCGCTCGTATCAAGCATAGCGAGGACGACAGCCTTCGAATCAGGCTTTTCAATCGTGTCCCAAGTCTTATAGCGGACATCTTCCGGATAAATCGGAGCAAATGAAGCACTCCCGCTTAGCGCATTGCGCTTGAATGCTTCCAGCATCGTCCTTTTTTTGTCGATATTACCGATAAGACCTGTCTTGCGGATGTCGTGAAAGGCAATATCCGTCACGATCATCTGCTGTTCATCTTTTTGTTCCAGATTCGGCAGCTCCAGCTGGCTGTAAAAATTCTCTTCCAATTCCTCAAAAGATACTTCCGCTTCATAATAATCCTGACCAGGCTGATCTCCTGCTTCACCTGGTCCCTTGCCAGGTTCCTTTTGCTGACCGCCGGCACGTCCCAGCACATCTCCTACTTTACTGTCGCCTTTTCCTTGACCGGCATGTTTGTTCTTGTCTTGGCTATAACGGATTTTGTATTCATCCAATGACCTGATCGGTATTTTGATCAGATCCTTCCCATTTGACATGATAATATTTTCTTCTGTGATCAAATCGGGCAATTTGTTCTTCAATACTTCCTGGACCTTCTCCTGATGCCGCTTTTGATCATCATATCCTTTTCGATGGAGGGACCAGTCTTCTTCCGACACTGCAAAATGATTGGAATCACTCATTCGCCAGCCTCCCTTAAGATAATTAGTCTATCTTATGCGGGAAGACGGACATTGATTAAACAAACTCCGGAAAAGTGATTCATTATCTGAAAATTCCGCGCGATCGTACATTCACATTGATATGCGGTACAATTTTTATATTTTTGAAATCACGGTCCCAGTCAAGCTTGCTCCAATAGTCAGGATGATGGCCATAGATGCTGCGGCCGATTCCAAATACATCGCTATTCGCCTCTTGAATGATGCTGATCGTTTCCTTGGCCTGGTCAGTCAATGCCTGCTCCAGATTCTCTTTGACCTCCGGCAATTTATCCAGGCTTAGATGATCCTGCGGGTATTCTTGGATCATTACCGTTAAATCCAATGTGATATCTGTCCGGACTTTATGCTGTTTATCTGGTTTCGACTTGATTTCACTCGAATAATCCTCGATATTTATCGTCGTATAGTCATCGATGGCTTGTTTCTCCCCATCAAAGATCTTAAGCGTGATTCGGGCTATTTTTCCCTTAATCCGCTTCATCAGCAGAAAAAGAGTCGTATGATCGAAAGGGATATCCTTACCGCTATAACTTGATTCATGGAATAATGCCATTCCTTCATAAGAAACTGTCTTTCCGCCATCCCCGACTTTCAGAAGCGGCAAGGTAAAATCTTCCCCTTCTTCAAAAAGCTCCGAACCTATCGCTTGCAGACTGGTTTCGACCGCATTGGTGGTTTCCACTTCCGATTCGACTATACCTTCTATATATTCGCTCGGACGAATCTCGGATTCAGGGACCACTTTCAGCGCCTGCTGTGCATTCCCCTTCACCACCACCGGTACGACATCGAGATGCATCCTCGCATCCCGGTAATAAGGATCGACGTATGGATAAATATCCTGACGGGCAAGGTTTTCTCCCAAAAGTAAAACATCAAGCTGGGCTGGACTGTAAGTGGAGG from Terribacillus sp. FSL K6-0262 encodes:
- a CDS encoding ABC transporter ATP-binding protein, with the protein product MFDVLKKLDWFFLKYWKRYTIAIIALILASLIGLIPPKLIGLTIDEINYNSLTSERLWQVIGLFLLLIVLHYVISYVWDYTLFSGSAILERLMRSKLMGHFFRMTPTFFDKKKVGDLMAQGTNDLRAIYMTSGFGVLTLVDSSIFMLMIIAIMGFSISWELTLVALIPMPIMAIVMHKYGEAINERFTEAQEAFGNLNNEVLESIRGVRVTRAFVQEQQDEQRFQDMTEDVYRKNIKVAKIDALFEPTMKVLVGLSYTIGIGYGALLVFQNEITLGNLVSFNMYLGMLIWPMFAVGELINVLQRGNASLDRVNMTLDYPADVTDPEQPVDRQKPGDIVFDSVSFCYPGNDTERLHDISLEIKQGTTLGVVGKTGAGKSTLFKQLLRQYPPGEGRLLLGGIPIEQFSLQKTRSWIGYVPQEQILFSKTIRENIRYGKQDASDEEIFRVMELAHFLTDIKSLPEGLDTKVGESGVTLSGGQKQRVALARAFIKNPEILILDDSMSAVDGKTEANIIEHLKKERQDKTTIIAAHRLSAVKHAEQIIVLDDGRIMEQGTHEELLEADGWYASQFYLQQLEDKGGVSS
- a CDS encoding Ger(x)C family spore germination protein; the protein is MKKLCIILLSCTLLLSGCWDTREFKEVKLGITAAYDLSDDGVYTNTILIPNVQNSSQGPGEESTQFLTATGSTSSEARTNIDRRLSSTYSPAQLDVLLLGENLARQDIYPYVDPYYRDARMHLDVVPVVVKGNAQQALKVVPESEIRPSEYIEGIVESEVETTNAVETSLQAIGSELFEEGEDFTLPLLKVGDGGKTVSYEGMALFHESSYSGKDIPFDHTTLFLLMKRIKGKIARITLKIFDGEKQAIDDYTTINIEDYSSEIKSKPDKQHKVRTDITLDLTVMIQEYPQDHLSLDKLPEVKENLEQALTDQAKETISIIQEANSDVFGIGRSIYGHHPDYWSKLDWDRDFKNIKIVPHINVNVRSRGIFR
- the yhbH gene encoding sporulation protein YhbH, producing the protein MSDSNHFAVSEEDWSLHRKGYDDQKRHQEKVQEVLKNKLPDLITEENIIMSNGKDLIKIPIRSLDEYKIRYSQDKNKHAGQGKGDSKVGDVLGRAGGQQKEPGKGPGEAGDQPGQDYYEAEVSFEELEENFYSQLELPNLEQKDEQQMIVTDIAFHDIRKTGLIGNIDKKRTMLEAFKRNALSGSASFAPIYPEDVRYKTWDTIEKPDSKAVVLAMLDTSGSMGNWEKYVARSFFFWMTRFLRTKYETVDIEFIAHHTEANVVDEESFFSKGESGGTICSSAYKKALQLIDEKYPPSAYNIYPFHFSDGDNLTSDNSRCVGLINQLLEKSSMFGYGEVNQYNRHSTLMQIFRKMDHPKFRYYVLRKKTDVFYAMQRFFSNEETEVSV
- a CDS encoding carbonic anhydrase codes for the protein MLLDEILVHNQKFVENKEYAKYETDKFPSRKAVILTCMDARLLELLPKALNLKNGDAKMIQNAGAMLVDTSDSAMKSILVAIHALKGEEVFVIGHKDCGMHHLHGSDMLKQIGQQGGDVETYLRQSSSEDIANTWFDGFNSVEESVENSASLIANHPLLPKQVPVHALVIDPATGELTVVRNGYEKTN
- a CDS encoding undecaprenyldiphospho-muramoylpentapeptide beta-N-acetylglucosaminyltransferase, whose amino-acid sequence is MKEKRILFTGGGTAGHVIVNVALIPVFRQEGWKIDYIGSKNGIERDLIESIEGVTYHSISTGKLRRYMSKENFKDPFKVMKGTLQAYRIMGKVKPDVIFSKGGFVSVPVLFASWLRHIPAVIHESDITPGLANKLAMPFAKKIVTTFAETVSHVSAKKAEWVGAVVRDELIQGNRRVGLENLGFSPDKAVLLIMGGSGGSQVINEAVRSSLDTLLQEFQIIHICGKNQLDETIKRDGYVQFEYVNEGLNDLFAASDFVLSRAGSNAIFEFLALRKPMLLVPLSRKASRGDQLLNASSFKKQGYADVLEEEDLTSASLIQHLQDLKEHKNEILRSMSHYESQEAKQRVIEIIKEHAKKTN